The Shewanella pealeana ATCC 700345 genome contains the following window.
AATCACTGAGTACGGTGTTGAAAACATTATCCGTATCGGCTCATGTGGCGCGGTAAGCGACAAGATTAAGTTGATGGATGTTGTAATGGCGATGGGCGCGAGCACAGATTCTGCCGTTAACAGAACTCGCTTTGCCAACACTGACTTTGCCATGATTGCTGACTTTAACTTACTTAAGCGTGCTGCAGACTCTGCTGAGAAGTTAGGTGCTAGCTACCACGTAGGTAACTTGTACTCTTCAGACTTGTTCTACTGTGCTGACGAGAGCCGTTACGACTTGATGGAGAAGTACGGAATTTTAGGCGTCGAGATGGAAGCGGCTGGCCTTTATGGCGTAGCAACTGAGTTTGGTGCTAACGCATTGGCTATGATGACGGTAACCGATCACCTACGCCAAGGTTTACACCTAACGGCTGAAGAGCGTCAGCAAACGCTTAATGACATGATTAAGCTCACGTTAGATGCCGTTGAAGACCTTCTTTAATAAAGGGTTAAGCTTGATAAGATAGGCTGCGCGACTATTTAGCAAGAAATTCGAACAGCTTATCTCTTTACCCTCTGGCCCGCGATTATGCACACTAAGTTGGACGCCTCTTTAGCGTAATCGACAAAAAAAATTTAAGTATTCTCGCGGGCCAACTCTGCTTTACCTTTCCTCAAGCGCTAGCTCCATAGCGTATGAATATCTATTGATATAAAAGTAATCACTAATGTAGGACCAGTTGAGCCATGCTCAGCCCATACCTGTTTCAAGATCTTGTCTGACAAAGTAGACTGTGGCCAATATCAAGGATCTGTAGCTGTAATCAGTAACAGTCATTCACAGTCAACAATAATATTAGTGGAAGTTAAATATGTCGATTTGGTTTAAGCCAGTAACTCTTGAAGTGTGTGCGAAAATGGATGCGGGTATGCATGGTAAAGGCACCTTGATGCAGACGCTTGGGATAACTATTACCGAGATTGGTGATGATTATATGAAGGCGACCATGCCGGCGACCCCTGCAGTACATAATCCCCTAGGCATAGTTCACGGCGGCGCCAATGTTGCACTGGCAGAAACCGTAGCAAGTTACGCGGCGAATTTCGCGGTCGATTTTGAAAACTATTACTGTGTTGGCCAAGAGATCAACGCCAATCACTTGAAAGCCTCACGTAATGGCACTCTTACCGCCACAGCTAAAGCGGTACACCTGGGCAAGCGTAGTTCAGTTTGGGAGGTGCTTATTCATAACAGCGCTGGCGAGCTGTGTTGTATTTCTCGCATGACGGCAGCCATAGTCAAGCGTTAGAGCTAAGCGTTAGAGTTAAACAGTTAAACATTAGTGTTTAACTGTTTTGATAGTGTGCACCAAGCGGTTGTGGCTGCTGTATTTGATTTATCCTTCCCCTGACGGCTACAGTGGTTAAGCGTTAATACTGTGGTCAATTTCAGGGATTAAGAGCGCTCAAGTCGGAGCAACTTTATTTAGCTAAGGCCTGTTTTATTGGCTAACTTTTGCTCATACTTACCCCATAACTTTTATCAGTCTAGGCGTTGCTTAGGCCGAGTATCGATAATTAGGAGTGCGGATGGATAACGCAACAATATGGGAGTGGGTCGGATACCTAGCGTCAGTCGTCGTCGCAATATCCTTGATGATGTCTAACATCAAAAAATTACGTTGGTGGAACCTAGTTGGCGCCGCATTATTCGTGGCTTACGGACTGGCAATCGACGCGATCCCAGTGGCTCTGGTTAACTTTTTTATCGTACTGATTGATGCCTATTATTTGGTTAAGCTTTATAAGGCTGAAGCAAAAATGAGCGAAAAGACAGAATTGTAAAGCTTGTTGCTAAGGAGGAATCTTCGATTACCTCCTTTTTGGCCGTTCTACATAGCGTTAAATAGCTCACTTTTAAAAAAAACAGTATATTCCATTACTATTCGTATACTTAGTTAGTGCGTATAACTTACAAGGTGATTACCTGGTAGCGATTAAGTCTGAACATTTTATTTATTGATACGCATCAATAATACCAAATTAAATCAACATTACTCTCCAAGCCTCTAATTGAATTGAAGTTTATTTCTCTAGATTCGCTCGCAATCTTTTAATCTGTAATTGCGTTTAGAGTTATCGCCTTTAATCGTTTTATTGTTTTCGCTTCAGGGTCTATTCTTATCTCATCGACAAGCGGTTAGTTACCGCGTTGCCATAGCGTATCGCAGATAGAGGATAAACCATGGCTACCCTATTTGATTTAATCGAAACTTGGCTAGAATCACGCCAAGATTGAGGAGTAATGTATGAGTCAGCAAAACCGAGTTCTTACCGCACAAAATGGCGCACCAATTAGCGATGACCAAAACTCACTGTCAGCAGGTGAGCGTGGACCTCTTTTACTTCAAGATTGGCACCTTATCGAGAAGTTAGCTCACTTTAACCGTGAGCGTATTCCAGAGCGTATCGTACATGCTAAAGGTACAGGTGTTTACGGTAAGTTTACCCTGACTCGTGACATGAGTGACTACACCATTGCCGATCACTTTAACGGTGTAGGTAAAGAGACTGAAACCTTTGTGCGTTTCTCTACCGTGGGTGGTGAGATGGGCTCGGCCGATGCCGAACGTGACCCACGCGGTTTCGGTCTACGTTTTTATACCGAGCGTGGTAATCACGATATCGTAGGTAACAACACGCCGACTTTCTTCCTGCGTGATGGCATCAAGTTCCCAGACTTTATTCATACTCAGAAGCGTAATCCACAGACCAATCTTAAAGATCCTCATGCGATGTGGGACTTCTGGGCACTCAACCCAGAGGCTATGCATCAGGTGACGGTATTGATGTCAGATCGCGGTATTCCGGCAAACTATCGTCAGATGCATGGTTTTGGTTCGCATACTTTCTCATTCTGGAATGCAAAAGGTGAGCGTTTCTGGGTTAAGTTCCACTTTAAGACAAAGCAGGGCATAGCTAACTTAACGGCTGAACAGGCTGATATCCTTAAAGGTATCGATCCTGATTCATCACAGCGTGACATGGTTGCGGCTATTAATGATGGCAACTTCCCTAAGTGGGCTGTCAAAGTGCAGATCATGCCTGAAGCTGAAGCAAACACTTATAAGATCAACCCGTTTGATTTAACTAAAGTGTGGCCACATGCCGATTACCCACTGATTGAAATTGGCGAGCTTGAGCTAAACCGTATGCCGCAAAACTACTTTGCAGAAGTTGAGCAAGTAGCGTTAGCGCCAAGTAACTTAGTACCAGGTGTTGGCGCGTCGCCAGACAAGATGCTACAAGCACGCTTGTTTGCCTACGCCGATGCTCAGCGTTACCGTATTGGTGCTAACTACAATCAGCTACCGGTTAACTGCCCACATGCAACAACGGCTAACCATCATCAGCGTGGCGGCGCAATGGCGGGAACACAATGCCCATTCTCAGGCAGCCAAACAGGCGCTGATGCGAGCAGCAACTATGGTCCAAACAGCAATAATGGCCTGCAAGACCAAGCACAGTTTGCCGAGCCACCACTGCGTTTAGATGGTGAAGCAGATCGCTACAGCCGTTATGACCAAGATGACTTTAGCCAAGCGGGAGACTTATATCGCCTATTACCAGAAGATGAGAAGGCAAGATTGATTGCTAATATCGTCGGTAGCCTGAGTGTGGTGAGTGAAGCGACACAAGCTAAGATGGTTGAGCACTTCACCGCTGCCGATAGCGATTACGGTCAGCGAGTAAAACAAGCG
Protein-coding sequences here:
- the deoD gene encoding purine-nucleoside phosphorylase, giving the protein MMTPHINAENGAFAKTVLMPGDPLRAKYIADNFLENAVLVTDVRNMLGYTGEYKGKKISVMGSGMGIPSISIYAKELITEYGVENIIRIGSCGAVSDKIKLMDVVMAMGASTDSAVNRTRFANTDFAMIADFNLLKRAADSAEKLGASYHVGNLYSSDLFYCADESRYDLMEKYGILGVEMEAAGLYGVATEFGANALAMMTVTDHLRQGLHLTAEERQQTLNDMIKLTLDAVEDLL
- a CDS encoding PaaI family thioesterase, encoding MSIWFKPVTLEVCAKMDAGMHGKGTLMQTLGITITEIGDDYMKATMPATPAVHNPLGIVHGGANVALAETVASYAANFAVDFENYYCVGQEINANHLKASRNGTLTATAKAVHLGKRSSVWEVLIHNSAGELCCISRMTAAIVKR
- a CDS encoding YgjV family protein, yielding MDNATIWEWVGYLASVVVAISLMMSNIKKLRWWNLVGAALFVAYGLAIDAIPVALVNFFIVLIDAYYLVKLYKAEAKMSEKTEL
- the katB gene encoding catalase KatB is translated as MSQQNRVLTAQNGAPISDDQNSLSAGERGPLLLQDWHLIEKLAHFNRERIPERIVHAKGTGVYGKFTLTRDMSDYTIADHFNGVGKETETFVRFSTVGGEMGSADAERDPRGFGLRFYTERGNHDIVGNNTPTFFLRDGIKFPDFIHTQKRNPQTNLKDPHAMWDFWALNPEAMHQVTVLMSDRGIPANYRQMHGFGSHTFSFWNAKGERFWVKFHFKTKQGIANLTAEQADILKGIDPDSSQRDMVAAINDGNFPKWAVKVQIMPEAEANTYKINPFDLTKVWPHADYPLIEIGELELNRMPQNYFAEVEQVALAPSNLVPGVGASPDKMLQARLFAYADAQRYRIGANYNQLPVNCPHATTANHHQRGGAMAGTQCPFSGSQTGADASSNYGPNSNNGLQDQAQFAEPPLRLDGEADRYSRYDQDDFSQAGDLYRLLPEDEKARLIANIVGSLSVVSEATQAKMVEHFTAADSDYGQRVKQALKG